From the Tribolium castaneum strain GA2 chromosome 2, icTriCast1.1, whole genome shotgun sequence genome, one window contains:
- the LOC658754 gene encoding MAP kinase-interacting serine/threonine-protein kinase 1 isoform X2 encodes MAGLKVLSESEADCTNQAKRCAAATSRKECNGDVTNGDSIGGCTGGGGGSASDSGDQMDADARAKELAHRKEEAKRKRRKKKRTGSSLVSSCFQDLYKLSGEILGEGAYASVQTCINIYTDQEYAVKIIDKVPGHARARVFREVETFHHCQGHPNIIQLTEFFEDEEKFYLVFEKINGGQLLRRIQENRYFSEAAAAEIVREVASALQFMHAKGIAHRDLKPENILCVNKDTICPIKICDLDLGSGIRFQSSVSSPLATPQLLTPVGSAEFMAPEVVEAFIGESDSVAYDKRCDLWSLGVITYILLCGYPPFYGKCGRDCGWERGDNCNACQDLLFHSIQEGRYDFPEAEWGNISDEAKDLISSLLVKNASERIRAEEVLQHPWLKCASESATLTTPAIIKKNNSARELSQFAESAMAVNRVVQQHFSMKLDYLERPNVYPIDEKAAPYHAKVFGLSPPSESNLMQRRIKGRSCQFLLPTPAPAIPSPSG; translated from the exons gAGGCAGACTGCACTAATCAAGCCAAAAGGTGTGCAGCGGCTACATCCAGGAAAG AATGCAATGGCGACGTTACCAATGGCGACAGCATCGGGGGCTGCACGGGCGGTGGTGGAGGTTCTGCCTCCGATAGTGGCGACCAGATGGACGCCGATGCCCGAGCCAAAGAACTAGCCCATCGCAAGGAGGAGGCCAAAAGGAAACGCCGCAAAAAGAAACGCACCGGCTCGTCGCTAGTTTCATCGTGTTTCCAAG ATTTGTATAAACTTTCTGGCGAAATCTTGGGTGAGGGGGCCTATGCCAGTGTTCAAACCTGCATCAATATTTACACCGATCAAGAATATGCAGTCAAAATCATCGATAAGGTACCGGGTCATGCCAGGGCTCGGGTGTTCAGAGAAGTTGAAACTTTCCATCATTGTCAAGGCCACCCCAATATCATTCAGCTCACCGAGTTTTTCGAGGATGaagaaaagttttatttggtttttgagAAG ataaatggaGGACAGCTGTTGAGGAGGATTCAGGAGAATAGGTATTTCAGTGAAGCTGCAGCAGCTGAAATAGTACGAGAAGTTGCTTCAGCATTGCAATTCATGCATGCCAAAGGCATAGCCCACCGTGATCTCAAACCTGAAAACATCTTGTGTGTGAATAAGGATACTATTTGtccaattaaaatttgtgattTGGATTTGGGATCCGGGATTCGCTTCCAGTCCAGTGTTTCGAGTCCGCTGGCAACTCCACAACTTTTGACTCCG GTGGGCAGCGCTGAGTTCATGGCGCCCGAAGTTGTGGAGGCCTTCATCGGCGAGTCGGACTCGGTGGCGTACGACAAACGTTGCGATTTATGGTCGCTGGGCGTCATAACGTACATTCTTTTGTGCGGTTATCCGCCATTTTACGGCAAATGCGGTCGTGACTGCGGTTGGGAACGAGGCGACAATTGCAATGCTTGCCAAGATCTACTCTTCCACAGTATCCAAGAGGGCCGATACGACTTCCCCGAAGCCGAATGGGGTAACATATCGGACGAGGCAAAGGATCTGATATCATCCTTGCTGGTGAAAAATGCCAGCGAACGCATCAGAGCCGAGGAAGTGCTCCAACATCCGTGGTTGAAATGCGCTAGCGAATCGGCGACTTTGACCACGCCCGCCATCATCAAGAAGAACAATTCCGCGAGAGAACTATCGCAATTCGCGGAGAGCGCTATGGCTGTGAACAGGGTGGTGCAGCAACACTTCAGCATGAAGCTGGACTATCTGGAGAGGCCGAATGTCTATCCGATTGACGAGAAGGCGGCGCCTTACCACGCCAAG GTGTTTGGCTTGAGTCCGCCTAGCGAGAGCAACCTAATGCAGAGGCGGATCAAAGGTCGATCGTGCCAGTTCTTGCTGCCCACTCCGGCCCCCGCCATTCCCAGTCCAAGCGGTTGA
- the LOC658754 gene encoding MAP kinase-interacting serine/threonine-protein kinase 1 isoform X1, with the protein MTFDNFCLKSSIQIFHCYIRFCNVAWYGNKHRITQNQEADCTNQAKRCAAATSRKECNGDVTNGDSIGGCTGGGGGSASDSGDQMDADARAKELAHRKEEAKRKRRKKKRTGSSLVSSCFQDLYKLSGEILGEGAYASVQTCINIYTDQEYAVKIIDKVPGHARARVFREVETFHHCQGHPNIIQLTEFFEDEEKFYLVFEKINGGQLLRRIQENRYFSEAAAAEIVREVASALQFMHAKGIAHRDLKPENILCVNKDTICPIKICDLDLGSGIRFQSSVSSPLATPQLLTPVGSAEFMAPEVVEAFIGESDSVAYDKRCDLWSLGVITYILLCGYPPFYGKCGRDCGWERGDNCNACQDLLFHSIQEGRYDFPEAEWGNISDEAKDLISSLLVKNASERIRAEEVLQHPWLKCASESATLTTPAIIKKNNSARELSQFAESAMAVNRVVQQHFSMKLDYLERPNVYPIDEKAAPYHAKVFGLSPPSESNLMQRRIKGRSCQFLLPTPAPAIPSPSG; encoded by the exons gAGGCAGACTGCACTAATCAAGCCAAAAGGTGTGCAGCGGCTACATCCAGGAAAG AATGCAATGGCGACGTTACCAATGGCGACAGCATCGGGGGCTGCACGGGCGGTGGTGGAGGTTCTGCCTCCGATAGTGGCGACCAGATGGACGCCGATGCCCGAGCCAAAGAACTAGCCCATCGCAAGGAGGAGGCCAAAAGGAAACGCCGCAAAAAGAAACGCACCGGCTCGTCGCTAGTTTCATCGTGTTTCCAAG ATTTGTATAAACTTTCTGGCGAAATCTTGGGTGAGGGGGCCTATGCCAGTGTTCAAACCTGCATCAATATTTACACCGATCAAGAATATGCAGTCAAAATCATCGATAAGGTACCGGGTCATGCCAGGGCTCGGGTGTTCAGAGAAGTTGAAACTTTCCATCATTGTCAAGGCCACCCCAATATCATTCAGCTCACCGAGTTTTTCGAGGATGaagaaaagttttatttggtttttgagAAG ataaatggaGGACAGCTGTTGAGGAGGATTCAGGAGAATAGGTATTTCAGTGAAGCTGCAGCAGCTGAAATAGTACGAGAAGTTGCTTCAGCATTGCAATTCATGCATGCCAAAGGCATAGCCCACCGTGATCTCAAACCTGAAAACATCTTGTGTGTGAATAAGGATACTATTTGtccaattaaaatttgtgattTGGATTTGGGATCCGGGATTCGCTTCCAGTCCAGTGTTTCGAGTCCGCTGGCAACTCCACAACTTTTGACTCCG GTGGGCAGCGCTGAGTTCATGGCGCCCGAAGTTGTGGAGGCCTTCATCGGCGAGTCGGACTCGGTGGCGTACGACAAACGTTGCGATTTATGGTCGCTGGGCGTCATAACGTACATTCTTTTGTGCGGTTATCCGCCATTTTACGGCAAATGCGGTCGTGACTGCGGTTGGGAACGAGGCGACAATTGCAATGCTTGCCAAGATCTACTCTTCCACAGTATCCAAGAGGGCCGATACGACTTCCCCGAAGCCGAATGGGGTAACATATCGGACGAGGCAAAGGATCTGATATCATCCTTGCTGGTGAAAAATGCCAGCGAACGCATCAGAGCCGAGGAAGTGCTCCAACATCCGTGGTTGAAATGCGCTAGCGAATCGGCGACTTTGACCACGCCCGCCATCATCAAGAAGAACAATTCCGCGAGAGAACTATCGCAATTCGCGGAGAGCGCTATGGCTGTGAACAGGGTGGTGCAGCAACACTTCAGCATGAAGCTGGACTATCTGGAGAGGCCGAATGTCTATCCGATTGACGAGAAGGCGGCGCCTTACCACGCCAAG GTGTTTGGCTTGAGTCCGCCTAGCGAGAGCAACCTAATGCAGAGGCGGATCAAAGGTCGATCGTGCCAGTTCTTGCTGCCCACTCCGGCCCCCGCCATTCCCAGTCCAAGCGGTTGA
- the LOC658754 gene encoding MAP kinase-interacting serine/threonine-protein kinase 1 isoform X3, with product MVERILEEAENYDPECNGDVTNGDSIGGCTGGGGGSASDSGDQMDADARAKELAHRKEEAKRKRRKKKRTGSSLVSSCFQDLYKLSGEILGEGAYASVQTCINIYTDQEYAVKIIDKVPGHARARVFREVETFHHCQGHPNIIQLTEFFEDEEKFYLVFEKINGGQLLRRIQENRYFSEAAAAEIVREVASALQFMHAKGIAHRDLKPENILCVNKDTICPIKICDLDLGSGIRFQSSVSSPLATPQLLTPVGSAEFMAPEVVEAFIGESDSVAYDKRCDLWSLGVITYILLCGYPPFYGKCGRDCGWERGDNCNACQDLLFHSIQEGRYDFPEAEWGNISDEAKDLISSLLVKNASERIRAEEVLQHPWLKCASESATLTTPAIIKKNNSARELSQFAESAMAVNRVVQQHFSMKLDYLERPNVYPIDEKAAPYHAKVFGLSPPSESNLMQRRIKGRSCQFLLPTPAPAIPSPSG from the exons ATGGTCGAAAGGATATTAGAAGAAGCGGAAAACTACGATCCAG AATGCAATGGCGACGTTACCAATGGCGACAGCATCGGGGGCTGCACGGGCGGTGGTGGAGGTTCTGCCTCCGATAGTGGCGACCAGATGGACGCCGATGCCCGAGCCAAAGAACTAGCCCATCGCAAGGAGGAGGCCAAAAGGAAACGCCGCAAAAAGAAACGCACCGGCTCGTCGCTAGTTTCATCGTGTTTCCAAG ATTTGTATAAACTTTCTGGCGAAATCTTGGGTGAGGGGGCCTATGCCAGTGTTCAAACCTGCATCAATATTTACACCGATCAAGAATATGCAGTCAAAATCATCGATAAGGTACCGGGTCATGCCAGGGCTCGGGTGTTCAGAGAAGTTGAAACTTTCCATCATTGTCAAGGCCACCCCAATATCATTCAGCTCACCGAGTTTTTCGAGGATGaagaaaagttttatttggtttttgagAAG ataaatggaGGACAGCTGTTGAGGAGGATTCAGGAGAATAGGTATTTCAGTGAAGCTGCAGCAGCTGAAATAGTACGAGAAGTTGCTTCAGCATTGCAATTCATGCATGCCAAAGGCATAGCCCACCGTGATCTCAAACCTGAAAACATCTTGTGTGTGAATAAGGATACTATTTGtccaattaaaatttgtgattTGGATTTGGGATCCGGGATTCGCTTCCAGTCCAGTGTTTCGAGTCCGCTGGCAACTCCACAACTTTTGACTCCG GTGGGCAGCGCTGAGTTCATGGCGCCCGAAGTTGTGGAGGCCTTCATCGGCGAGTCGGACTCGGTGGCGTACGACAAACGTTGCGATTTATGGTCGCTGGGCGTCATAACGTACATTCTTTTGTGCGGTTATCCGCCATTTTACGGCAAATGCGGTCGTGACTGCGGTTGGGAACGAGGCGACAATTGCAATGCTTGCCAAGATCTACTCTTCCACAGTATCCAAGAGGGCCGATACGACTTCCCCGAAGCCGAATGGGGTAACATATCGGACGAGGCAAAGGATCTGATATCATCCTTGCTGGTGAAAAATGCCAGCGAACGCATCAGAGCCGAGGAAGTGCTCCAACATCCGTGGTTGAAATGCGCTAGCGAATCGGCGACTTTGACCACGCCCGCCATCATCAAGAAGAACAATTCCGCGAGAGAACTATCGCAATTCGCGGAGAGCGCTATGGCTGTGAACAGGGTGGTGCAGCAACACTTCAGCATGAAGCTGGACTATCTGGAGAGGCCGAATGTCTATCCGATTGACGAGAAGGCGGCGCCTTACCACGCCAAG GTGTTTGGCTTGAGTCCGCCTAGCGAGAGCAACCTAATGCAGAGGCGGATCAAAGGTCGATCGTGCCAGTTCTTGCTGCCCACTCCGGCCCCCGCCATTCCCAGTCCAAGCGGTTGA